The following proteins are encoded in a genomic region of Sorangiineae bacterium MSr12523:
- a CDS encoding DUF507 family protein produces MAPVPRRVKEGYCARMRLFSGRVAPIAAEVVRILIAAGDIETESPKEVQADVEAVLRTYLAAERDVNDRTKELLERTGRSMNDFGRVRNQIAETKGIKVGDEMLDYVLDQVVQIFHHSANVEEIFVEDVELRRKMAAVFKKHMALDGEIDAEVRAQLRHVSEGSRTWEVEYARVLEQVKRKKGVS; encoded by the coding sequence ATGGCGCCCGTTCCGCGCCGGGTAAAAGAAGGGTACTGTGCCAGGATGCGTTTATTTAGCGGGCGGGTGGCGCCCATCGCGGCCGAAGTCGTTCGCATTCTGATTGCGGCGGGTGACATCGAAACCGAATCACCGAAAGAGGTTCAAGCCGACGTCGAGGCAGTGCTTCGAACTTACTTGGCGGCGGAGCGCGACGTGAACGACCGCACCAAGGAGCTTCTCGAGCGCACAGGACGTTCGATGAACGACTTTGGCCGCGTCCGCAATCAAATCGCCGAGACCAAAGGTATCAAAGTCGGCGATGAGATGCTCGATTACGTATTGGACCAGGTCGTCCAAATATTTCACCACTCCGCAAACGTAGAAGAAATTTTCGTTGAAGACGTAGAACTGCGGCGAAAAATGGCTGCGGTGTTCAAAAAGCACATGGCGCTGGACGGCGAAATCGATGCAGAGGTTCGCGCGCAATTGCGGCATGTCAGTGAGGGCTCACGCACGTGGGAAGTCGAATATGCGCGCGTCCTGGAGCAGGTGAAGCGGAAGAAGGGAGTCTCGTAG
- a CDS encoding YicC family protein, whose product MRSMTGFGAGDHPLGAGRLGVEIRALNHRFLDVRVRVARELGDLAGFVEQLARERMTRGRFEVTVRVDGIGLGLTTLDRERARSAYRSLCELRDEIAPGTEVPLSLLGAIPDLFVSSVEREIDKTKEATRLAFDRAVISLDEMREREGAALCADLAKRLDSVRELTSTVRVRAPDLLEEHRKRLRERTDRLRGTMDLQIDAGRLEAEVVLFAERVDISEELTRLLSHCEQFLALLDEKSCGRRLDFLLQEMVREANTAGAKSPDAQIAHAIVEMKAELERMREQVQNVE is encoded by the coding sequence ATGCGAAGCATGACCGGCTTCGGCGCAGGGGATCACCCGCTGGGGGCCGGGCGGCTCGGGGTGGAAATCCGCGCGCTGAATCACCGCTTCCTGGATGTTCGCGTGCGCGTGGCACGCGAGTTGGGGGATCTCGCTGGCTTCGTGGAACAGCTCGCCCGCGAGCGCATGACGCGCGGCCGCTTCGAAGTGACGGTGCGCGTCGACGGCATTGGGCTGGGCCTCACCACGTTGGACCGCGAGCGCGCGAGAAGCGCCTACCGTTCGTTGTGCGAGCTGCGCGATGAAATCGCCCCCGGCACGGAGGTTCCGCTTTCGCTCCTCGGCGCCATTCCGGATCTCTTCGTCTCCTCCGTGGAGCGCGAAATCGACAAGACCAAAGAGGCCACGCGCTTGGCCTTCGACCGCGCCGTCATTTCCCTGGATGAAATGCGCGAGCGCGAGGGCGCTGCTTTGTGCGCCGACTTGGCCAAACGCCTCGACTCGGTGCGGGAGCTCACCTCGACGGTGCGCGTTCGCGCGCCGGATTTGCTGGAGGAGCACCGCAAGCGCCTGCGCGAGCGCACGGACCGACTCCGCGGCACCATGGATCTGCAAATCGACGCGGGCCGCCTGGAGGCGGAAGTGGTGCTGTTCGCCGAGCGGGTGGACATTTCCGAGGAGCTCACGCGGCTCTTGAGCCACTGCGAGCAATTCCTCGCGCTGCTCGATGAGAAATCATGCGGCCGCCGGCTCGATTTCCTCTTGCAGGAAATGGTGCGGGAAGCGAATACGGCGGGCGCCAAGAGTCCCGACGCCCAAATTGCCCACGCGATTGTCGAAATGAAAGCCGAGCTCGAGCGAATGCGCGAGCAGGTTCAAAACGTCGAGTGA
- the gmk gene encoding guanylate kinase: MLPDEFLLLILSSPSGAGKTTLARKLLETFPDLRFSVSHTTRRPRANEVDGRDYHFVDRPAFERLVADHGFVEWAEVHGNLYGTCLHEIENAKAAGCTGMIFDIDYQGARQIRAKLPDVTGVFILPPSMAELERRLRGRASETEDVVKRRFEAARLEIEHYALFDYVLVNDDFESAFATLRGIVLAERARRTRKAYVAESLLRS; the protein is encoded by the coding sequence ATGTTACCGGATGAATTTTTGCTCCTTATCTTGTCGTCGCCGAGCGGCGCAGGAAAAACCACGCTGGCCCGCAAGCTTCTCGAGACCTTTCCCGATCTGCGATTCAGCGTTTCCCATACGACCCGCAGGCCGCGCGCCAACGAAGTCGATGGTCGCGATTACCACTTCGTCGACCGCCCCGCGTTCGAGCGCCTGGTGGCCGATCACGGGTTCGTCGAGTGGGCGGAAGTGCATGGGAACCTCTATGGGACGTGCCTGCACGAAATCGAGAACGCCAAGGCGGCCGGCTGCACCGGCATGATCTTCGACATCGACTACCAGGGCGCCCGGCAGATCCGCGCCAAGCTGCCCGACGTCACCGGCGTGTTCATTCTTCCGCCATCGATGGCGGAACTCGAGCGCCGCCTGCGCGGGCGCGCCAGCGAGACGGAGGATGTCGTTAAGCGCCGTTTCGAGGCCGCCCGCCTGGAAATCGAGCACTATGCGCTCTTCGACTACGTGCTGGTGAACGACGATTTCGAATCGGCCTTCGCAACCCTGCGCGGTATCGTGCTGGCCGAGCGAGCCCGCCGCACGCGCAAAGCCTACGTGGCGGAGTCGCTCCTGAGGAGCTAG
- a CDS encoding PfkB family carbohydrate kinase, with protein sequence MAFDTLEMPYGTFEYVVGGAATFSSIAASLLTHGVRIVGVVGDDFPRDYLDFLRKREIDTLGVEQVAGKSFFWRGRYSADLASRETLDTQLNVFANFQPKIPEAHRSTPYVLLGNIHPQLQLDVLDQVEKPKLVAADTMNFWISGESATLNKLLARTDLLIINDEEARQLSGIDNIVRAAADIRKRGPSRVIIKRGEFGSLLFDEAGTFFCPGYPLEEVRDPTGAGDTFAGGLLGYVTRHGDTSPSTLRRAMFYGSALASFCVEDVGTTRIAKVTRSELDARIQAFARLVDYGGSLALPAEESR encoded by the coding sequence ATGGCGTTCGACACCCTGGAAATGCCCTACGGTACGTTCGAATACGTGGTCGGTGGGGCCGCAACCTTCTCCTCGATTGCAGCGTCGCTCCTGACCCACGGCGTGCGCATCGTCGGCGTGGTGGGTGACGACTTTCCGCGGGACTATCTGGACTTTCTGCGCAAGCGCGAGATCGACACCTTGGGCGTCGAGCAGGTCGCCGGAAAGAGCTTTTTCTGGCGCGGCCGCTACTCGGCCGACCTCGCGAGCCGCGAGACGTTGGACACGCAGCTCAATGTGTTTGCCAACTTTCAGCCGAAGATCCCCGAGGCGCATCGCTCCACGCCGTACGTGCTGCTCGGCAACATCCACCCGCAGCTCCAGTTGGACGTGCTCGACCAGGTCGAAAAGCCCAAGTTGGTCGCCGCCGACACGATGAACTTCTGGATCTCGGGCGAGTCGGCCACCCTGAACAAGCTTTTGGCCCGCACGGACTTGCTCATCATCAACGACGAAGAGGCGCGCCAGCTTTCCGGTATCGACAACATCGTGCGTGCGGCCGCGGACATTCGGAAGCGCGGGCCGTCGCGGGTCATCATCAAGCGCGGTGAGTTCGGCTCGCTGCTCTTCGACGAAGCGGGCACCTTTTTCTGCCCGGGCTATCCGCTCGAAGAGGTGCGCGATCCCACGGGCGCGGGCGATACGTTCGCGGGCGGCCTCCTCGGCTACGTAACGCGACACGGCGACACGTCGCCGAGCACCCTGCGCCGCGCCATGTTCTACGGCTCGGCCCTTGCCTCCTTCTGTGTGGAGGACGTTGGCACGACGCGCATCGCCAAGGTGACGCGTTCGGAGCTCGACGCACGGATTCAGGCGTTCGCACGCCTCGTCGATTATGGCGGTAGCTTGGCCCTTCCCGCGGAGGAGAGTCGATGA